A single region of the Sorghum bicolor cultivar BTx623 chromosome 9, Sorghum_bicolor_NCBIv3, whole genome shotgun sequence genome encodes:
- the LOC8082966 gene encoding tubby-like F-box protein 9 — MISWRRSASWLSSASRSSLGAAVGGEAKVTPEVDPAAAQEMEEDEEADEERWSRLLPELLTEIMRRVDAGAERWPPRRDVVVCACVCRRWRDAAVSVVRPPLECGRITFPSSLKQPGPRDAPMHCFIRRDKKNSTFSLYLSLTQALTDKGKFLLAARRFRQGAHTEYIISYDYDDLHPRSSSYVGKLRSDFLGTKFIIYDSQAPYDGAKPSRSRSTRRFASKQISPQVSGGNFEVGQVTYKFNFMKSRGPRRMQCNIQCPVSQGTMSDPSKEKTPSSSSLDLKNKAPRWHDHLQCWCLNFHGRVTVASVKNFQLVATAGSGGPWGVGDEETVILQFGKIEDDAFTMDYRQPLSAFQAFAICLTSFGTKLACE, encoded by the exons ATGATCTCCTGGCGGCGCAGCGCGTCATGGCTGTCGTCGGCGTCCCGCTCCTCGCTTGGCGCTGCCGTCGGCGGGGAGGCGAAGGTCACGCCGGAGGTGGATCCGGCGGCAGCCCAGGAgatggaggaggacgaggaggccGACGAGGAGCGGTGGTCGCGCCTGCTGCCGGAGCTGCTCACGGAGATCATGCGGCGCGTGGACGCCGGCGCCGAGCGCTGGCCGCCGCGCCGCGACGTGGTGGTCTGCGCCTGCGTGTGCCGGCGGTGGCGCGACGCCGCGGTCTCGGTCGTGCGCCCGCCGCTCGAGTGCGGGAGGATCACCTTCCCGTCCTCGCTCAAGCAG CCTGGACCAAGGGATGCACCGATGCACTGTTTTATCCGGAGGGACAAAAAGAACTCGACCTTTTCTCTCTATCTCAGCTTAACACAGG CTCTAACGGATAAAGGGAAGTTTCTTTTGGCTGCTCGAAGGTTCAGACAAGGAGCACATACAGAATATATCATCTCTTACGACTATGATGATCTGCACCCAAGAAGCAGTTCATATGTTGGAAAGTTGAG ATCTGACTTCTTGGGGACAAAGTTTATCATCTATGATAGCCAGGCACCATATGATGGTGCTAAACCTTCGCGGAGCCGATCCACTCGGCGCTTTGCAAGCAAGCAGATAAGCCCACAGGTTTCAGGTGGCAATTTTGAAGTTGGACAAGTGACCTATAAGTTCAACTTCATGAAATCAAGAGGGCCAAGGCGAATGCAGTGCAATATCCAGTGCCCTGTAAGTCAGGGCACTATGTCAGATCCATCCAAGGAGAAAACACCCTCGTCAAGTTCCTTAGATCTAAAGAACAAAGCTCCAAGATGGCACGACCATCTTCAGTGTTGGTGCTTAAATTTCCATGGCCGGGTGACTGTCGCCTCCGTGAAGAACTTCCAGCTTGTGGCCACAGCCGGCTCTGGTGGTCCATGGGGCGTTGGAGACGAGGAAACGGTGATCCTGCAGTTTGGGAAGATCGAGGATGATGCGTTTACAATGGACTACCGGCAGCCTCTGTCTGCTTTCCAGGCGTTCGCCATCTGCCTCACCAGCTTTGGCACGAAGCTGGCTTGTGAATAA
- the LOC8082967 gene encoding uncharacterized protein LOC8082967, whose protein sequence is MRRPTVVHLSTSSTKIIKQNDPRVSHYLIRGLLQCSGEVVAVCGAQQRASHSRQLSSMADANKRINLAAPLLSIRRHGGGGAETAATGLPPAYKADATSEPPGHHTSAVPFGWEHRPGHPKSVRTRRPPPPPAPPPPLTIVNDVDEPSRVTRSPAAVGVASDSVRARRGEERRSDALSRDDVSCVTVNCSATGISDAAGTGAGSGSGPCARRSGSVMMDRFLPAAHAVAAGSPQSTFRKAASGRAAVVLGARTAAGGDNRVPAQRRVPLQHIAAYHLPPLPPSGKNNDDDDDDDNSDAHSTAGFASKRCGLLSTPCVMSALLLSRVARRGAGTPFQSDGGGSRRQRNPLLPRSRNGQQQQQLQHPGDDHGMISQQSWEEVYIKSLLRSSGPGAGGLMGPAAAVASELDRTVRELYKRRDGQAVRPKASHLGLLLVLDRSNEACGHVSPARKLSRTGDTALLLKKATTKSSPDGGEKQLGRERDAGADAGGGGYGFPLLLEDKEAVAGREMALSPQPLLPLPLPQSPTESWLSRALPSVSTRPPATSFLGLHVQPKKRAPLPWCSIDSSRDVHRDRQRQIRVHDLQK, encoded by the exons ATGCGGCGACCTACTGTCGTGCACCTGAGTACGAGTAGTACAAAGATCATTAAGCAGAACGATCCAAGAGTCTCTCATTATTTAATCCGCGGATTACTTCAGTGCAGTGGCGAAGTAGTTGCAGTCTGCGGAGCGCAGCAGCGAGCTTCACATTCGCGTCAGTTGTCTAGCATGGCCGACGCCAACAAGCGCATCAATCTCGCCGCGCCGCTCCTCTCCATCCGGCGCCACGGTGGCGGTGGCGCTGAGACCGCAGCCACGGGGTTGCCGCCGGCCTACAAGGCGGACGCCACGTCGGAGCCCCCGGGCCACCACACCAGCGCGGTGCCATTCGGGTGGGAGCACCGCCCCGGCCACCCCAAGAGCGTCCGcacccgccgcccgccgccgccgccggccccaccacctccctTGACGATCGTCAACGACGTCGATGAGCCCTCGCGCGTGACGCGGAGTCCGGCGGCGGTGGGCGTGGCCTCTGACTCTGTGCGCGCGCGGCGGGGCGAGGAGCGGCGCTCCGACGCGCTCTCCCGCGACGACGTGAGCTGCGTCACCGTGAACTGCAGCGCGACCGGCATCAGCGACGCCGCGGGGACTGGGGCGGGGTCGGGGTCAGGGCCGTGCGCCCGCCGCAGCGGCAGCGTCATGATGGACCGGTTCCTGCCGGCCGCGCACGCCGTGGCCGCCGGATCCCCGCAGAGCACGTTCCGGAAGGCGGCGTCGGGCCGGGCGGCTGTGGTGCTAGGCGCGCGCACGGCCGCCGGTGGCGACAACAGGGTGCCAGCGCAAAGGCGGGTGCCCCTTCAGCACATTGCGGCGTACCACCTGCCGCCCCTACCTCCCAGTGGCAAgaacaacgacgacgacgacgatgacgacaaTTCCGACGCGCACAGCACGGCGGGCTTCGCGTCCAAGAGGTGCGGGCTGCTCTCAACCCCGTGCGTGATGAGCGCCTTGCTGCTATCCCGCGTCGCGCGGCGAGGTGCAGGCACACCGTTCCAGTCCGACGGCGGCGGAAGCCGACGACAAAGGAATCCACTGCTGCCGCGCTCGCGTAAcggtcagcagcagcagcagctccagcATCCCGGAGACGATCACGGCATG ATCTCGCAGCAATCCTGGGAGGAAGTGTACATCAAGTCACTGCTCCGATCATCAggccccggcgccggcggcctGATGGGACCGGCGGCCGCCGTGGCCTCGGAGCTGGACAGAACAGTGCGCGAACTGTACAAACGCCGAGACGGGCAAGCCGTCCGCCCGAAGGCGAGCCATCTGGGTTTGCTCCTGGTCCTCGACAGGTCAAACGAGGCTTGCGGCCACGTTTCGCCGGCGCGGAAGCTCTCCAGAACCGGCGACACCGCGTTGCTTCTGAAGAAGGCTACTACCAAAAGCTCGCCGGACGGCGGCGAGAAGCAGCTGGGACGTGAGCGTGACGCGGGCGCcgatgccggcggcggcgggtacGGTTTCCCGCTGCTTCTGGAAGACAAGGAGGCCGTTGCCGGACGTGAGATGGCGCTGTCGCCGCAGCCGCTGCTCCCGTTGCCGTTGCCCCAGTCGCCTACGGAGTCGTGGCTCTCGCGCGCGCTGCCTTCCGTGTCCACTCGACCTCCCGCGACGTCTTTTTTGGGACTCCATGTGCAGCCCAAGAAACGTGCTCCGTTGCCGTGGTGCTCCATTGATTCCAGCAGGGACGTCCATCGTGACAGGCAACGGCAAATTCGCGTACACGATCTACAGAAATGA
- the LOC8067504 gene encoding dof zinc finger protein DOF2.4 has translation MLPHVEMPARAAAACTGAAGIKLFGKVITTQPPQQPMQHAPPRLQQQQASSGRGNNADLLEEVARARAAAAEVRLPCPRCLSRDTKFCYFNNYNVNQPRHFCRACHRYWTAGGAIRNVPIGSGRRKNRPVLLPPPAPHHAATATASSADDNDHRSGSGSPPVFTSVFTAPYLGGSPSQFTTSPAYAAAAAAAAGHPGTTTGQCLWLVATTDRPVASDRAFLI, from the coding sequence ATGCTGCCTCACGTCGAGATGCCGGCCAGGGCGGCGGCCGCGTGCACCGGCGCGGCGGGCATCAAGCTGTTCGGCAAGGTCATCACCACGCAGCCGCCGCAGCAGCCCATGCAGCACGCGCCGCCgaggctgcagcagcagcaggcgtcgTCGGGGCGCGGGAACAACGCCGACCTgctggaggaggtggcgcgggcgcgcgcggcggcggccgaggTGCGGCTGCCGTGCCCACGCTGCTTGAGCCGGGACACCAAGTTCTGCTACTTCAACAACTACAACGTCAACCAGCCGCGCCACTTCTGCCGGGCCTGCCACCGCTACTGGacggccggcggcgcgatccgcAACGTGCCGATCGGCTCCGGCCGCCGCAAGAACCGCCCCGTGCTGCTCCCACCGCCGGCGCCGCATCACgctgccaccgccaccgccagcaGCGCCGACGATAACGACCACCGCTCGGGCTCGGGGTCTCCTCCGGTGTTCACGTCTGTGTTCACCGCGCCCTACCTCGGCGGCTCCCCCTCCCAGTTCACCACATCGCCGGcttacgccgccgccgccgccgctgccgccggccACCCGGGGACGACGACGGGGCAGTGCTTGTGGCTGGTGGCGACCACAGATCGTCCTGTTGCATCGGACCGCGCTTTTCTGATATGA